A window of Acinonyx jubatus isolate Ajub_Pintada_27869175 chromosome B2, VMU_Ajub_asm_v1.0, whole genome shotgun sequence genomic DNA:
CTCTGTGTTTATGAGCATGTACataactgctttttattttagatttttgtcagattttttcctattatcatttttttttaatttaagcccTTTTAAGAGATAGTAGaactgaatctgtattttttttcttctacctttagtttcttttataaaatttctgaCTATATTTCAGTATATATGAGCTTTCTGGGAATGCTGACTTTCTCCTAAGGGTTTGTTTGTGCAATCTCATATCCTAACTAGAGCTAAGCATTTCTGGCTTAAAAATGTCCGTATTCTTCAGCTACCTTCAGATCTTTCTTGTGTCCAATAagagacataaataaaagaaatccttTTAGTCAGCTCCTTTAAATCTTCCCTTACATGGTAATTACCTTGACCTATAATAAATGATCTGCATTGCTTTCTTTTCCCTGGAAAGCCTGTACCTTGCAAATGAAGTACTTTGCTCCTCTGTTCTATGAACTAGAAACATTGTATTTTGCTAATTTCAAATAGGATTagcaagttttaaaagaaaaatttgccaTGCTATTTTTCTTCAAGCTGATATTAAGATTTTATATTCAACAGGTTATGTAAATTGATTTTTTCTATATATCTATTATGCAGTatgatagcattttaaaattaaagttataatTGCTACGTAAACCATGCCTTTAGAGGACCATTGTAATCActgaattaagaaacaaatttctCTTCGTACTAGTATAATTAACCAACAAGTTTGGATccgttttaaaaaaaagaaacaatttgatttatatttcattatggtGCCTTTTTAAATCCATCTATTCAAAATCTCAGATTatactttattcataatttactGGCAAAAGTAAATAATAGTGAAGGTTAAAAATGGTCTCCTCTCTCACATCTAATTCCTAGTCTCTCTCCTCACGGGTAATCGAGTTTGCCAATGTCTGTCCTTCCAGATATTTTCTATGCCTgttacgtatgtgtgtatatttttacataaacaaGATCATGAGATGCTTATTACtctgtaattttttccctttgtctttcccGAATGTCTTTTAATGTCATCTCTGTCTCATAGAATTCAATTGTGTtactataataatttttaaagtctgtttctcATTAGTAGATGTTAAGTTTATGGTGTTCAGTTATTAAACACAGTCCTCAGTTGAATATCTGATACTTACATTTCTGCTCATTTGTGCCTCTATAGCTAGCTGTAGGTAATATTCCCAAAAGGAAAGTGGGACCAaagaatatgtacattttaaattttgatgcatGTTAATAAATACCTTGCCACATTATTTCACCGAACAATTTATACAAGTTTATTTCCCCACACTGTCACCAACACTGAGTATTAGAAGACCTGAATCTAACATATTCAAAATTGGATTGTTTTAACTTGGATGGCTTTGATTAGCAGAAAGGTTAAGCACATTCATATCTATTCACCAATTGATTTATTATGAATTGCATGTTTACAtactttccccatttttctaTTCATGGTTTTTTGGTTATTGATTTGTGAGACCTCTATGAAAGAAATTTAGTCCTTCATATGCGTTGGAGATTTTTTCTTagtttaccttttttattttgtttatgggttctatatgtatatgtttatatggcttttaaaatattttaatggaattaaaaCTGTCTTCTCTATAATGGCTTTGGTTTTTAACGTatgtttctacaaaaaaaaaaaaacaaaaaattccaggTTCCTCACAATTTTATTCTAAATCATTTGtgctgagttttgttttctttctttgcaattTTAATCCTCAGGAACAGGATCTGGACTTGGCACGTTTCTCTTAAAGGTGCTTGAGGACGAATTCCCAGAAGTATACAGATTTGTGACTTCAATTTATCCTTCTGGTGAGGATGATGTCATAACCTCACCTTATAATAGCATCTTGGCAATGAAGGAACTTAATGAGCATGCAGACTGTGTGTTGCCCATTGACAACCAAGTAAGAAATGACATTGTAACTTATGGATATATCATGTATACATTCAGTCCTAtgttatgcatgtgtgtgcatatgaaaCATTGTCTTCACCTTTCAGCTTTCCCACCtaagaggaaaaataagtttaaattgtttttctttctcttcctttcttcctggtaGAATGTCATCTGTGTCCGCTCTTAATAGCTTCTCTcccaatatttttcctttaaaagtcttTATTTGACATCATTAGCAAAATTGACCTCATGGTGAATTCTGGAAAGTTGGGTACAGCTATAAAGCCAAAGAGTCTGGTTACTTCAAGTGCTGGGGCTTTGAAAAAGCAGCACCAGAAGCCCTTTGATGCGATGAACAACATTGTGGCAAATTTGCTGCTGAACCTAACCAGGTAATCGTATTGATGGTATACCTAAGGACAGTTTACAGACTTCACTTTGCTTCTGATGATGCTTGCAGTAGCATTTTTGTAGTAGAACTTTTTAGTTGTTCTAGGTCATAagagcttctttttattttattttgtctagtATTTTGAGACCAGAATTGTAATTTCTACAGCTCCAAAGCAACATTTCCTCAGATACATTCTATAGAATATTAATGggtatcaaatgaaaaaaaagttgtcACAGAGACAGTTGAGAACTTGGTTAGATAAAAGTAAGcatggttggttggtttgtttgtttggctgtAGAATGTCTTCCATCTTTTAAGCCAGCTAATGTTTACCTCCTCATTCATTAGCTGTCCAAAATTTCTCCTTGACTTCGATCTGGAAGATTGCTTTGGCCTTATTATATTCCAAATTAGAGAGCACACTAAGCAGACTCTTaacaaatttagtaaaatatataggataattaaataattattgacCTGTATGTGTTTAATGCCACCTAAAGTCTATTTTAGGTaagatatttttgtgtatgtaacGTGCAGCATTACAGTGTGTTGGTTACACCTCATATAATCCACAAATAAGAATTGCTATAGatgttgtatattttaattatctttatacATGATGTTCATGATACTAAATTTCactaatacagaagaaaaaagagcatATATTTCCTAACTGAAGAACAATGTACAAAAGGATTTAAAAGTGCCTGCTGAATAAATCAAGCTACAttcaaagtataaaatttttaagttaatttttttttctcttgctttaatgttaattttttagcTCTGCAAGGTTTGAAGGGTCCCTTAATATGGATCTTAATGAAATCAGCATGAATTTAGTTCCTTTTCCTCAACTGCATTATCTTGTGTCAAGCCTAACACCTCTGTATACACTGGCAGATGTTAATATTCCTACCCGAAGGTAAAGTGTAGCAATTTTATTCCAGTTACTTGATaatttgaattactttttttaaaaaaattgtttttcagtttgtaaTAACTCTGGGTAtttctttatatcatttataATTGATGACAACcatttttttatgatttgaattctttatttatAGGTCATTGCTAATattaaggggcacccgggtggttcagttggttacgCCTtgggctcttgacttcagctcaggttacagttcgtgggttcgagccccatatctagctctgtgctgacaatgcagatcctgcttgggattctctctctctccctctctgcccctccccactcatgttctctgtctctctctctcaagataaactttaaaaagtcaatattaAGCTATTTGGaattaaatctaaatttttaagCTAACTAAATGAAGATACAGTTTTTATTGAAAAGGATTTAAGGGCTTTGAAGTCTGACATACTAAGTCTAAATGCTAATTATGTCACTAGCTACAGGACCTTGGGCATGTGacaaactttccatttttctcatctgtaagtaCGAGAATCAATGCACCTGTCTCTTTTCCTTGTTGGCTATATTAAATAAGAGTATCTTTTAAAGCTATCACGGTCTAGCACCATAGAACTAGGCTTTCCAATATTATTGTTTATGGTAGCTGTTACCTAAAATTTCCAGAACACCTTGTTTTGTAAGTGTGTGTCATTTATAAGCATAAAACTTAAGAGGcaacaaaaaaaattagttgaaaaAAACTGTTAGCATATATAGTGATAATGAGCTTGAAAAGGTCCAACTGGCATCCACAGTTGAGAGTAAAGGTCCTGTCACACTCTGTAAGAGGatagtatgtaaattataaagtaaaaactggattaaagtttttatagttttaagttttgGCAAAAATAACAATTCTACACTGTGGGGATGTCACAGtgatattaacttttatttaagcTGGTAACAAATAACCGGTTGTGCCAACTAATAGATAGGACTCTTTCTGCATAGGATACTGATGACCTTAAGTTAAGCAGCATGCATAGTGTATAGAACATGGTgatcattcattaaatattcacTGTTTTTATCAGCccaatgtattaaaaattaatgtatttaaataaaatgtgcatcATTAATGTGGACACATACAATGTAAATTCATACTAAACTATTTATTATACATTAGTGATAATCCAGACATTTTTTACATTGAATTAAGTACAgctataaaggagaaaatgtttgaCTTGGTCCTTCAACCTGAATGTTTCAAAgccaattaaatttctttttaacccTGCTTTTTGGCATATTTTGATAAAAAGAACACTACTTCAACAGTTTTTATTCATATAATCATAATTTGTTACAAaggattattttaattaaaatgtgtttgtgaAAATGTATAAGGGACTTTAAAGATTTTAGACTCTTAAAGAGCTTGtcacatgttctttctttctcttgtgttctttttttctgctgtaCTGTATATATTTCATAGGCTGCCATATCAGCATATGAACACATTTATCCTTGAGTAaggtaataaaatgttttaaaattgtactattaaaagtcagttttaaaattctttaatttcttattaatAGTTTCTAAACAAATGAGAATGGTTTTTGTTGTACCTTTTATTAATAAATCATTTCTGTACCTAGTCCCATTTTTATCACATGAAAATAATAAGCACATCTGAGAAGTATGTGCATGTTTCTTGAAATcccatatttttaatgtaaataaagatAAGTATCCCAAACTTACAAAAAACTCCTTACTAGTTCTTATATTTTGTGtcagaaaataaatcacaagtaAGTGTGCTCGTTTTCTGTATGgtggttcttaaccttttctGGGTTTCCTTAACTCCATAAAAATGCCCAGAAGCGCATAACACACCAAAATTTCTAACACAGTAGCGAAAGATTTATGAATCCCCCATAGCACTCACCATTTCTTAAAGGAGACTTCTGTTCTTGCTGTCACGTAACCAAGACAGAATGTAAACTCTATTAGAGTaggaagtttttgttgttgttcactgcTGGGTCTCTTGCACGttaaatagtgcctggcacataataggcatttGGTAAATAACTGCTGAATGAGTAGGTAGCACAGTGTGATTTttgcagcacccccccccctgACATTCTGCAGTTTCCCCATACAGAATCTTGGCTAGAATTATCTAAGGAACCTAATCATATTTGTATTGAGGCAAGTGGGGTTTGAGACCAGACTGGGGCTATATTAAGGAAGGGCCTAGGATGCTGTGAATTGTTAGATATAAACTTGTTAgcacctttttcttcctctctttaaatgaaggataaaagatgtcctcttttttcatatttttcatcaaGATTGCTTTGAGAAAATGATAGCTGAAATTTAgaatgtatttgtgtatgtatttaccTGTAGATGATGATCCCTGCATTTTGTATGTATAAACACAGAAGTAATATTTAGTATAAACAGTGATTCTTTCATTGTTCTAGGTTGGATCAGATGTTTTCAGATGCCTTTAGTAAAGATCACCAGCTAATTCGGGCTGACCCCAAACATAGCCTCTACCTCGCCTGTGCCCTTATGGTTAGAGGAAATGTACAGGTTTCAGATCTTCGCAGAAATATTGAAAggtttgattttatattttcctgataattTATGTGTACCACTTGTGACAATGTAGCATGGTAGTTCAGATGGCCTGTCTTCCAATTCTAGCATTTGCCACTTAACTAAAGCGTGACCTCGAGCAAACTACTTAGCCCCTCTTGGCCTtacttttttcaaatgtaaaacaagAATAATAGTACAAAATTGTTATTTGTGAATAGTGAATGATACAggagatgttttattttctttttttatttaatgtttatttatttttgagagagcgcgcgcgcacacgcaagcaggggaggggcagagagagggctagacacagaatgcaaagtaggctccaggctctgagctgtcagcagagcccaatgcagggctccaactcacaaattgcgtgatcatgacctcagccaaagttggacgcttaactgccggagccacccaggtgctctaagatgtcttattttctgaaaatgttcagaaaatttaactattgttgttttattaccaccaccaccacttcgCTGCTTCTAAGTTTATGTTGTACTATTTTTTGACCGTCTGTTTTTTAGGAAAACTACTCGATTGAAttacaaagtaaagaaaattacaatattttcatttctttttcttccccagattttaTGTCCTCCTAACTAAATGTCCCTTAGTTCACTGTCAGACTGTACCATGATACTGTTAATAGTAAAaagtaggagcgcctgggtggcgcagtcggttaagcgtccgacttcagccaggtcacgatctcgcggtccgggagttcgagccccgcgtcaggctctgggctgatggctcagagcctggagcctgtttacgattctgtgtctccctctctctctgcccctcccccgttcatgctctgtctctctctgtccgaaaaataagtaagcgttgaaaaaaaaaaaaaatagtaaaaagtagATAACTTTACGTTATATATTAAGCAATTAGAATGGTAATTACCATTAGTAATGTCCATTGCCATATATGGCAGATGTTTTCATTACCTTCATTCTCACCTTTGAGTTTTTGTATCTCAGATTAAAACCTTCTCTACAGTTTATCTCCTGGAATCAAGAAGGCTGGAAAACCAGCCTGTGTTCAGTACCTCCCGTGGGGCATTCCCATTCATTATTAGCTCTAGCCAATAACACATGCGTGAAGCCCACCTTCATGGAACTCAGAGAGCGATTCATGAGGCTCTACAAGAAAAAGGTAATTATCAGTACACTTTTGTAactatgtgtttttatttgggCTATTTAAGATGTATTCTTGTGAGTTATACTGTTACAAATCGGGCACTCCTGACTACTGTATTCGTTGTACTCAGACTACCTAAATGAGAAATCTCCTGAGTTTATAGGATTTGAGTGCTCATTTCTCTCGTAAAATTGAGTgaactattattttaataaagtatatctgtgtttcggggcacctgggtggcccagtcagttaagtgtctgactttggctcaggtcatgatctcacagttcatgggtttgagccccacattgggctcagtgcttacagagcagagcctggagcctgctttggattctgtgtctccctctctctctgcccctccctgcccatgctatctctctgtgtctctctctctcaaaaataaacataaaaaaaaaaaaaagaatatgtcttAGGATAGTTACATTTGTATCAAGTTTCCTGAAAATGGTCAACATTATCCTTTGTTTGTAGGCTCATCTTCATCACTATCTACAAATTGAAGGGATGGAGGAAAGCTGTTTCATGGAAGCCGTGTCATCTTTATCCACGCTCATAGAGGAATATAACCAACTGGACGCCACACGAAGCATGCCTGTGGAAGATTTACCTAGACTAAGCGTAGCTGTGTAAAACAGAACCCCAAAAGTACTTTTACTATTctgaatttcacattttttggtcactttatctttctgttttcagaacTTTTGTGATTCAGAAAGTCTAGTTTGCACTTTTCATATTAGAAAgcatttttgccttaaaaaaaagagtggtttTCCTTTCATCACAATTCATGGGCGATACCAGTGTGTGACATTACTGAAAGTCCTAGTACCTTTAACTTCAAACATTTATCTTCAGAAAGTTCCCTTTTTCTGAAATTGAGAAAACAGAGTtcaacattttactttatttagagTTTCATATTCAGGCATTCATACAATGGTAATCATGTCTTCAATAAAAATCTTACacagattttcatatatttatttataatttattttttcagcccTGGAATTTGCCCTGGAATTATTTGGTATAACTAGAGctgttaaataaatttataatttatttggttGAATTCTCCTGATTCTTTAAAAGTGAGTACGAGGAGTAATAGAAGAacacaatataaatatttctgtgtaaTACCCACTAACTTTTCAGGGATAGGTTTTATTACAGCTATTAGGgaggttttgtttcttgtttgggtAACCACCTGTTTGCACTGAAAagaacttttacatttattttaacatgtatttgtattaaattatctttaaatataatgCTTTTTATTAAACCAGttgattttataataataaatgtccatatttttaaacagtattaTTATTGGTTTTGCTTGTCACCATTTATATAAGCAAACAGAATGTTACTTAGCCTGATACCTTCTTCTGAACTTTGCAGCAAATGGCTGTAATAGTCTAGTGAAAGTGTTCTCATTACTATAATCTCCAGCTCTAggttttaacgttaatttatctttaaataaaataatttatattttaagtccATAGATAGATTTGTCATTTAAGGAAGTAATTTTTAGGGACAATTTTCAAGCCAGAATAATCCATTGTGTGCTTTTCTTTAGTGTTATATTcttaagtttctttccttttcaaagtaAGGATACTGCTTTAGATCTTTAtcttggaaatttaattttttacattatttggtATATAAACTTTTAGATTACAGTTGTCTACAGTTGTTAACAATGGCCAACGAAGTTCTACTTTCTCCTTCCAAAAGAAACCTTAATAAACTCATATTCAGGATAGGGCAATGGAagctataaatatatttacagtttAATCTTACTCCTTTTTAAGAATTAACCTAGAATCTTGCTCACCATGTAATGATTATCATCTGACTGGATCCTAGGCTACACTGTCAAAGTACACAAAGTTTTAAAGGctagttttaagagttttaaactttttactcatcttcaacaaagtatTCCAGATTACTTTAtagaatgaaatgttttcttgtaAATTGTATAATTTTCCATTATGTATGGAATATGTAGATGGAACCAAGTATCTGCGTATTtcataattatacattttaaagtaagagttcacttttaaggtttttaagttttacatatatttttttaacaaacctTTTTAAAAGCTTCTATTGCCTTAAATACAGTCATTTGAGAATAAGTAGGCATTCTTACTGTTTTAAATCAATAAGGTAGATTTGCCACCCTTTAAAACCATTCTAATTTTATGATGTAATGACATGATTACCTAAACTTAACTTTTCCCATATAAAGTTGGTTTTATAGGATCTTGAGCTCCGAAAATGTATCTCCTGGATCTCTGCAGTTTCTTTGACATACACAAGATGTAATCCACAGCATCTTCCATTTAAATGACCCTTCATTTGGGCAATCAAATTGAATGGTAATCATTTTAGACTTGTTAGGGACACAGCATCTCTTATCCAAGCATACTCCACAGAAAGTGGGTTTGTAACTCTGAGTGCTTGAGCATCCAGAAAAGATGAATTTTTCAGCTTTGAGAAGTTGGAAAGTGGGTTGGCACGTTTTTCCTTTAGGGATCTGAAAAGGTACATAACATTAAGAAGTCATTAGAAAAGTGAAACTGTATACAGAACATTTTTATAGTACAAACACACAGGTATAATTATTTCCAGGGCATTAATATTTCTTAGTGAATCAGCACTCTCTTTTCTACCTTTgaattccaccccccaccccccccacccagaggTCTGTCCTCCCTGTTCTTGCTCCATCATAGGACCCACTCCCTGTTTTTGTTGCTCTCCACCCTTCATTTCCACAGTTTCCACAATGAAAATTTGTCTTATTTAATATCAAGGGCCACGTCTTATTAGATGTTTATTTACCTAAGGCTTAGCAAATTCCCTAACAAAACTCAGTTTTGAGTGGATGAATAAATATCTTAATCCGTTTAAAACTGAGTTGTCAACTTCTTAATATGGTAGGGAATAACTTGGGGATGAGAAAGGTTTTGTAGCATTTCCAAAACTTACTCTTGAGACAGTCATCTTGCCTTGTTCTAGAAGTAGGACCAGCTCTAGTTATACCAAACAATTCCGgggtaaatattttatcatagtCCTTTGGCAAGTTTACTATCTAATAAGCACAGAGCATTTTGGAAATGGTGGTTTCTCCCTCCAAGTTGGTGATCTATAACCAAGATCAGAACTCTGATGTTCATAATGTCAGTTCTTATCATTATGATACAGCAACCAAAATCTTTTACCCACTGCTTTGATTCCACTACATAAAATTAACATAGTTTTCAAAAGTTAGACTCTGAAAaggatttgctttttaaaagcatgcaTAGTGGGTGTACCACAACAAATCAGGCTGATCAAGACCCACACTGTTAAGCTACTAGAGTATCTAGAATCAGCAGGCTAACAGTACCTCCCTGCTTGGTAAGATTTCCCCCCATGAAATGCAATTAGATTAATACTTGCTTTCCTCCCAAATAGTTTGACTTTAAGAGTTACAAtgaggtgattttatttttacaagaatCGCATACTGTCTATCCCTCTAAAACACGTACTTTTCAGGAGTCTCTTAATACTGAATTACAATGAAACTAAATCTGATTAAATTTTACCTTTATTCTCTTTGATATGTTACTGTCACAGGGTTGGATATAAcacagtcttttctcttttctcatttcacaGTTGCTATTTTCATTGGTCACCCTATCAGATATTCCCATCCCACAGGTTCTGGAGCAAGGGGTCCACTTTGTTGCTTGCacaagacattttcttttccaaataagtGGGAGATTCCTATAAGctaaaataaagggggaaaagtacatgtgtatacataattATGTACTCACACAGATAGAcaacttttaataattatttttaagctaaTAGTAAATAGATCAGAACTTTTCCTTTTATGCAGTGTAactcagaataaaataaacttgcaGTCTAATTCATCATGCTCTCTCCTACTttcaaattacctttttttttttttttaatgtttatttattttcgatagagaaagagaatgtgagccgggagggtcagagagagagggagacacagaatccgaagcaggctgcaggctctgagctgtcagcacagagcctgatgcgggtcttgaactcacaaactgtgagatcatgacctgagctgaagttggacgcccaaccgactgagccacccaggtgtccccaaattaCCTTTTAGCCAAATGTTACAGTACAGTTTCTTAGgaagaataaagataatttatctttgaaaatctGAGTAAATGTATCCATTTGCTTCTGCTTACTAGCTCATTCTCTTAGTACTAAACTACTTGCCTCTTGCtagatattattttcaaaaatgaaatagacaTTAGTAGGATTAAGAAATTCAAGGTATTAGAATGATGTCTTAATGTTAACTTTCATGGCATGctaaaatctaaaatacaaaagTTATGTTTGAGAATAAACTATTAAGGCCAGTTATTTTTCCTCTACTTGTTTTAATCTGGTCTTTTAGAAAATTCTCTACATTATATTGAACTAATCAAAATAACCATATACTAAGTCATAGTGAGTGTGTAATCTATTCTGTTCATTCAGCTTAATTGCTACATTCCCTGTGGTATCAGGCCCATGGTATTCTTTCCATTGGCCAGCCATTTCAAATCACTTATAGAAAGAAATGGCAAAGGAAAAGAGATCTATGGGCGGGTGGGTAATTTGCTGGACAGATGGAGCCCCTCCACTGATTGATGCTTagcagaagggaggggaaggggggggtgaaTAATGAGAATATAATGAGTGCATAATAATTCCTCCATCGTATAAATCCACTGGGAGCTTCTTGTTCTGCTCATGAATGAGGCCATTGGTTCATTTTAAACACTACATTTTAGTTGTCTCAAAGCATTTCCTTAAGGTTAATGTGCATCCTAAAACAGATACTTGGAATAAGGTTGTGATTTGAGTCTGCAGTTGAATATAGCAAAATTCTGGCTATATTActtcaaaatggaaatttaaaactcTGAAAAGATGCCCCCCTCCCCGCAACTACCTTCTTGATAGGAAATATCAGTCACTTTGAAGTGTGTGCCGTCTTCAAATAAATGATACTTTACTGCTTTCAGTGTTATTAACGGTAGGATGTTGCAATTGCACAAGGAACTGAGGGAGAGGAAGCACAAACATGAAGATACCTGGAAGGTAGGCAACAGTTTAAAGACCTCAACGCAGGAAGCAAATTAAAAGCCTGGCACGCATCTGCAATAAATAAAGGTAGGTTAGATTATCACATTACCAATAACCCCCTTAAAAAGTTAAGCCAAGAGCTGCAGTTCAGGAAGTTAACATTAAGAAGCAAGAAGACTAGAAGAGCTTTTAAAGTAAGAGTTTAGTATTTGGTGAGCAGTGAGAAAAGCATGGGGGCATTATGTCACTGCATATGCTTCATCGTGAGCGAGCAAAAGCTAGAATCCAACCGTAGGCCATCTGGAGTAAAGTATGC
This region includes:
- the TUBE1 gene encoding tubulin epsilon chain — protein: MTQSVVVQVGQCGNQIGCCFWDLALREHAAVNQKGIYDEAISSFFRNVDTRVVGDGGNISKGKICSLKARAVLIDMEEGVVNEILQGPLRDVFDSKQLITDISGSGNNWAVGHKVFGRLYQEQILEKLRKSAEHCDCLQCFFIIHSMGGGTGSGLGTFLLKVLEDEFPEVYRFVTSIYPSGEDDVITSPYNSILAMKELNEHADCVLPIDNQSLFDIISKIDLMVNSGKLGTAIKPKSLVTSSAGALKKQHQKPFDAMNNIVANLLLNLTSSARFEGSLNMDLNEISMNLVPFPQLHYLVSSLTPLYTLADVNIPTRRLDQMFSDAFSKDHQLIRADPKHSLYLACALMVRGNVQVSDLRRNIERLKPSLQFISWNQEGWKTSLCSVPPVGHSHSLLALANNTCVKPTFMELRERFMRLYKKKAHLHHYLQIEGMEESCFMEAVSSLSTLIEEYNQLDATRSMPVEDLPRLSVAV